The segment ATGATTTATAGAATATAGATTATGAATTCATGATACATTTGTTACACACAAGAAGATAAAACAGGTTGTACAGTGTCTACTCTAGCATGACTGGGACCCACATTGAGACAAAAATTGTAATTGTGCAAAAGACATGAATACCCTCTTCATCCTCACCATCAAAAGTATCTCTAGAAAGCTTGTCAAATCCTTCCTGTGTAACCCAATTTGGCTCAGAATCAGATGCATAAACTATTATTTGTTTGTTAACCAAATATGTTAACATACGCTTTTCTTTCCTTATGAATATacttagattaatgaaaaatcaTGTGAATTTTCTTCTTGAACTTTGTAGATGAACCTGGTAAGCAAGTTCAAAGTGCTATCAAGATAAAAAACACCAGCAAGTCTCATACAGCCTTCAAGGTATGACTTTAAACCTTGTTTAACATTCACACGTAGACCTTTAATCAATCAAAAAtcacaatgttttttttttttttttttttttttttttttttttttttttgtagtttcAAACAACTGCACCAAAAAGTTGTTTCATGCGTCCTCCAGGGGCAATTCTAGCTCCAGGCGAGACGATTATTGCAACCGGTAACATCATTACAAACTTTCTAGGGATATTTATGAAGATAAGgagggcattcatgtcttttaCACAAGTGATTTTTTGTTTACAATTTTCACTAATGGTTTTATTGTGATAGTTTTTAAGTTTGTGGAACCTCCAGAGAACAATGAGAAGCCAACAGACACAAAGAGAAAAGTGAAATTCAAAATCATGAGTCTGAAAGTCAAAGGAGTGATTGACTACATACCCGAGCTAGTAagccctttttttttttttttttttttttttacattatgTGTTGTctggataaatgatgtttaaaaaatatacaATAAAAATGACAACACAATAAGGGTAATAATACATTGAAAAAGTAAATGAGGTTAAATTCGTCCTTTTCTAAATGAATTTCTTTACTCAGTTTGATGAGCAGAAAGATCTAGTAGCTGTGGAGCAGATACTGCAAGTTGTTTTTCTAGATGTGACACGTCCAAGCCCAGTAAGtaataaatagcaatgtactttcatttatttctctATTTACtttcaatatattttttttattacattgaCAAAATCTATCAAAATATAGCAGTGAAAATATTTTGTATTTGAATTAtatttattgatatatatatttgggtagatttttcaaagtacattgctatttcttgcaaggCATTGGAAAAATTGAAGCGGCAGTTAGCGGAGGCTGAGGCGGCTCTTGAAACCCGCAAGAAACCTCCAGAGGACACCGGACCAAAAGTTGTCGGTGATGGCCTTGTCATAGATGAATGGGTGAgagctattattataataatttaataatcataaaaaataaagtaagttacatttttagtccctgGGTATAGCTGATTATTTcagttttggtcccaaaatgtttTCTTGTTTCAATTTTGGTTCTGATTTGAGGTTTTTGTAACGTTTGTGGTCTCTGTTCCAAAAAAAAAGACTATTTTTGTGACCAAAATGCAAAAATCAGCTATACTTTGGGACCAAAAATAATCATATTACATGGAAGAGGGACCAAATTGATATAATCGTAAGTTAAAGGGACTAAATGGTGTATTTTTTCCTACGTATGCTTTAATTTATGAGTTCTTTTTTGCAGAAAGAGAGACGTGAGCGATACCTAGCAAGACAACAAGTTGAAGGGGAAGACTCGATTTaataataaaaagtgttttattttattttataattttttttaactaaaaaagcgtaccacttattgaattctattttatgtttttttttttcattgtaaAAAGCTTTTGTGAGGGATGTATTTAACCCGTTGGTGGTGAGCTGTAGGAGGTACAAGTCAAAACAGCGGAAAGTACCGCTTGGACTTGCACCCGATAGTTCTTTCATCGGGTAGACTAAGATTGTATACAAGATTTTCGTGTGTGATTAGTGATTTAGAAGTAAATTAGACTGTGTTTGTTACACCATAagggttgtttcttttttacttaatgagTTTATTTGGGTTAACCATTTAGTATAGGCAACTATAAGTGGATGCTTTTTTTTCTTAATACGAAGTGcgggacttaatgggttaagctaaAAAACTTTGGTTAATGCAATAAGACATTAACTCTTTACCTATTCAATATTCTTTTTTCTCTCAATACTTAGAAGCAAAGTTGCAAAGAATTAACCAACGAGAATTATGTAAAACGACTTTCTTTATTGATTGCAAATCCTTTTGAGGTCTAGAAGGTTGAACAATATattgctttacatcattcataaCCTTGTTGTGAAGACTATATATAATCATAGTCCATCAACACAAATCCATTCTCCTATAAACAACTTGTTGCAATTCAAATTTGGGTTGATAATGTCAAAGAATTCAGCGCTCATTTTGAATTTTTGAGCTATGCCGAAACAAGTATCTCCACTTTTCACGCCGATAACGGAAGAACAAAAAGGGACTGGTATTGTAAAATCTGAACAAATATAATGTTGTTACAAAATAGTTCAAGcataaaaattcgatttttgtaaGACTAAATATAGATGATTGATAAGTGTTAGACTTACCAAGAGAAATAGTTCTGCCTTCGATTGTTGTCATGATACCAACAAAAAGGAAGATCATGAAAAGCATGCAGAcgattgttttgttattgatttgaGCCATTATAACAATGAGCGTATTGCGTTTGATGTTTTTTTAATGATGAATTCAGTTTGAAGAATGTTGCCCCATTTATAGGACTTGTTTTCTACTATAAGATAAACAAATAAATCCAAAAGAACATTGTTAGATCTTGGTTAATTTTAATCTCACCAATGAAATCACTTCCACAACTACAAACACAACATCATGACACAACATCAAGTATTAGTTAAAAATATGGACTTTGGAAACTTCAAAATACATAAAGCATACAAATGATGCCAAATTTTATTGTTGTTCAAACTTTGTTTGACAAATTAATGAAAAAAGTGGGGACCGAATACAAAAAGTAACTACGCACTTTCATTATTTTTGTTACACGTGACATCACACAGGGCAAACTTTTTAGGGCTATATATGAGGACGAGAGAAAGACATTCATTTCTTATTGATGAGGCAAGAAATTGCAACTTTTTTTGTTGATATCAGTTGTCCCGGTCTAAGTCCAAAGCACATCAAACACAATACAAAACCATCATGTTCAGTCGAGTCATATTTTGTTATGTGAGCATGGTCATAAAGAATAGAAAGTATAATGTTATGTGGTGATTTTATTAGTATGATTATTGCTTATTAGTTTGGTAGCCAAAGAGATACAATGGTGAAAGTCCCTTGTTCTTTGTGTACATTTCCATTTTTCAAAATTGGTAAATTAGAAAAATGGTTGTTTTTAAACGTTCAAATATATAATGCTTAATCACAATAGAAAATAGTTAAGTGTCTAAATTGATAAAATAGTGAAAGTACATTGTGTTTTTCTGTACTTTCCCTTCGTATGCTTTAATATATGAGTGCTTCTTGCAGAAAGAGAGACACAATACCTGAGTCGACAACAAATTGAAGGAGAATGCtcgatttgataaaaaaaatgatcCTGCTCTTAAAAATCATACCATTTATTGCATtctatttacattttttttatcattgtaAAAATCTTTTGTGAGATAAATTACTACATGTGTTTAATCCGTTGGTGGTTAGCCGTAGGAGGTACAAGTCGAAATAACATAAAGTAGAAGGTACAATAAGTTGAAGGAGAAGGCtcgatttgataaaaaaaaaagctTTTGTTCTTAAAAATCATACCATTTATTGCATTCTATTTACATTTTTATCATTGTAAAAATCTTTTGTGAGGTAAATTACTTCATGTATTTAATCCCTTGGTGGTTAGCTGCAGGAGGCACAAGTCGAAATGACGGAAAGTACTGTTTGGACTTGCGCCCAATAGTGTCCTCTCACTCACTCTCatttttacccccccccccccccccccccccccccccccccgcgcagACATTTCCTCCCCCTCATCGATAGGAAATCACGTCACATCTCATTACCtcttactttttatttttttaattaaagatttaaaattataatttaataattttcCAAATATTAAAGATAAAGATAATAAAAGAGAAATATTtcattaatttaataataataaaaaccattacATAGTCAAAAACGACTATTCAAATTGGTATTGTTGAACCACTTCCACACGATTTGTTTCGACCGAATCTTGGGGTGAGATTGTTTGGATTCATTTTAGTAGTAGAAAATGTAACATTTGTGTGAAATAAGTAGTAGAAAGTTTAGTATTTGTGTGAAATAAATACTAGATAGTGTGGTATATATAGagtaaatttaaaagagaaaaaaaaatcccAACTAGTTGTTTATACCGGTTAAGGAAGAAAGCATACAATGAAAGAaggtaggggggggggggggggggggggttcaatGCACCGCCATAGTTGGTGACACCTCATCACATCACGGTGGTGGTTCCGGAATACCTATCGGCCTAAGGGTTGTTTCTTTTAGATTTGATGAGCTTAATGGGTCAAGTACTTAATACGGATAACTTTACGTGGATGTTGCTTTTTGATTTTATCCAGACATAATGACTTAATGAGTTGAGCCAAAAAAAAACATGGGTTAATGCATTAAACCCTTAACCCTtcatatattaaatattattttttctcCCAATTCTATTTTGAGTCTTGATTTTTTGAATATAAGGATAAAATGGTAGGATGATGGTTAATTTGTATTAAAATTAGACTATTTATGTAAACAATACTTATCAAACATAATTACGTACCCAATAAGCCATTTTACATGTACATGCCTTAATAGGAAATAGTTAAAATACACAACTCATTAGGTTATTTTCACTTAATAGGAAATAATTAAATAGACAACTCATAAGGTTATTTTTTAGGATGAAAGTAAAGAGGACATTTGTGTCTTTTGTATAGACGGCAAACTGAGAAGAGAGTCTTCATCCCATTTTCTTACGTGGGACAAAAAGTTGTTAACTCATTGTCTCATTGACATTAGTTTCACTATTTGTTGTGTCGTGCTTAAAAAACAAAAAAGGCCTAAAAGTTTGTTACCTTTTATGTTCTTAACAAAAGATTGCAAAGACTTTCAATTAGCTTTCATGTAAATAAACTTGCATATAATTAACCAACGAGAACCAAACAAAATAACTTTATTGATTGCAAATACTTTTTAGTAGGTTGAAGGTCTAGAAGATGGAACAATTTATTGTTTTAGATCATTCATAACCTTATTTTGAAgactatatatataatcataGTCCATCAATACAAATCCATTCTCCTACAAATAACTTGTTACAATTCAGATTCGGGTTGATGAGGTCAAAAAATTCCGAGCTTATCTTGAACTTTTGAGCTATGTCAAAACAAGTATCTCCACTTTTCACGCCGATAACAGAAGAACAAACAGGGAGTGTTActgtaaaatctaaaaaaaatatccTATCATTAAGTGAGATATATTCATGATTATTTCAAAAATAGTTCAAACATAAGAATTTGATTTTTTAAGATAAAATATAGACGATTGATAAGTGTAGACTTACCAGGAGAAACAGGTCTCCCTTCGATTGTTGTCATGATACCAACAAAAAGGTAGATGAAAAGCATGCAGACGactgttttgttattgattttaGCCATGATAACAATGAGCCTATTGCTTTAGATGTTTCTAATGATGATTTCAGTTTGGAGAATGTTGCCTCATTTATAGGACTTGTTTTCTACTATGAGATAAACAAATAAATCCAAAAGAACATTGTTAAATCTTGGTTAATTTTAATCTCACCAATGAAATCACTTCCAACAGCTAGCTACAAACACAAACATCAAGGATTCGTTAAAAATATGGACTTGGGAAATTTCAAAATACATAAAGCATACAAATGATGTTAGATTTTATTGTTGTTCAAACTTTGTTTGACAAATTAAGGATACAAGTGGGGACTGAATACAAGAACCCCTTCTTCTCTCCTTCCTATGTGTGCACATAAATCATTTCTGCATGTTCTGTTTTTTCTGCATTAAATAAATAAGAAGCATCAACACATATATTACCTCATAAAGTCATGTCCATATAAACTCCatcaattaaaaaataaaaatctaaaTCATAAATCCTCCGGAAATTATGATTGTTAGATAAATATCTTTACTCAAGTTCCATGAGCAAAAAGATTTAGTAGCTACAAATCAGATACAACAAGATGTTTTCCTACATGTTGGATGTCCAATCCGTCTaattagtacccgatgaatagcaagatattttcatttattttaggtattatagcatcctactttcattttcttttattactacattgtactaaaagtttttttttttctcataagtTATTGTACTTCAACAAATCTAccaaattatagcattgtactttcaatatATTTCTTGTTACAccattatactttgaaaagtctatccaaataaagcaataaaaatgttttgtatatGGATGATATTGCTTTAATTGACATAACGAGCTTATTGGGTTGAGCACTTCATATGGACAACTTTACATGGgtgttattttttgattttatcaaTGACGGAATGCCTTAATGAGTTAAACCCAAAAAAAAATGCTTAATGCCTTTGATTTTCAGACGATTTATTCAGtttaaaaatcaaaagaaaaacacATTTCTTTTACACTCTCACTTTGCTTTCAAGTAAGTAAACTTGCAAATAATTAACCAAGGAGAATTAATAAAACAAtttctttattgatgatataagAACACCATATTACAAATCATTTTTGTAGTTGCATGTCTAGAAGGTAGGAACAGTTTATTATTCGGATAATTCATAGCTTCATCTTGAAGATTATAATCATAGTCCATCAACACAAATCCATTCTCCTATGAACAATTTGTTGCAATTCAGATTCGGGTTGATGAGGTCAAAGAATTCTGAGCTCATTTTGAACTTTTGAGCTATGCCAAAACAAGTATCTCCACTTTTCACGCCCACAACAGAAGAACAAAGAGGGATTGGTATTGTAAAATCTGAACAAATATCATATTGTTAAGTGAGATATATACATGATTCATCTTAAGCAACAAGATGAAAAATCATATCATGAAACATACTTATGATTATTTTAAAAATAGTTCAAAtgtaagagttttattttttaagaTCAAGTACAGATGAATGATAACCGCTCTGCCTTCAATTGTTGTCATGGTATCAACAAAAAGGAAGATCATGAAAAGCATGCATACGgctgttttgttattgatttttGCCATAATACAATGAGTCTATTGCTTTATATGTTTCTAGTGATGATTTCAGTTATGGTGAATGTTACCCTATATATAGGACTCATTTTCTACAACGAGATAAACaaataaatccaaaaaaaaaccTTGTTGAATCTTGGCTAATTTTAATCTCATCGATGCAAGCACTTGCAAAACTACaaagtattttttaaaattatacgGACTTTGGAAACTTCAAAGATATATCAAGCATGCTAATTAATGATGTCAGATTTCATTGTTGTTCGAACTTTATCTTGATTAATTGATGAAAAAATAAACGAGGAAAGCAAAATAAAAAGACGTTATACTTTCATTTATTGTTGTTTTAGCATTGTATTTTGATTTCCTTTTACTACGGTTATGATTTATATATATGATTGTTTCATGATCTTCATTCTCCACTTGAGTCAGTAAGGAAATGATATCATCAtatctccatcatccatcttttCTCTATGTATAAATGGTGTATTCTTATAGCATCCACGATGCCTAGTTTTATGAAATGGTCGAATGAGGTGGAATTAATTCCTACTTGATATTCAATACCTCAACCATGAAAATGATGTTAGATTGGTTGTTCCATGAATATGCATGGAGTTCAAAGACTACCAAACTGTTCAATGTTGAAAAAGAATAGTAGAGTTATAAAAAGTGAAATGGTGATACATCAACTTATTAAACTTCATTTCGTTCATCATTGCATTATGGATGTTTTATGGGAAATTGACTTAAAAGCCCAATGAAGTtttcaaaccgttcaaaaaaccccaatcatgttttgtctgttcaaaaaaacccaacaaacttaacattttgtctaaaaagcccAACGAAGTTACACTTTCCTGAAAGTCAAATAAGAGAAACATATGATGTGGCTGATTACCATATCGGAAAAATGACTTGTTAGgccaacgaagtttccaaaacgtttaaaaaactccaatcatgttttgactgttcaaaaaaaacccaatgaacttaaacaaaacaaaattgggattttttgaacggtttggaactttgtttgactttttagacaaaatgttaagttcgttgggtttttttgaacagacaGAACATGATTGGGtttttttgaatggtttgaaAACTTCATtgggcttttaagtcattttcccatgtTTTATCCGTGATTCGTTTATATCCATTCCTTGTATAACGGTGTAACAGTATTGTAGTTATTTTCCTTTGTATTTTTATATTCTTGATCGATGCATAACGAAATCAATCTTGAGTCTTTTCAAACCATATAGTAATATTTAGCGGATTACTCCAAATTCATGTGTCATCCTAGAAGCTGCTTTGATGGTGTTGTTCAGGTTGTGGCAACTCGATCGTGTATGGTTTTTAAAGATGTAAAACCTGACATTGCATGGTTTATAAAGTTTgttgtttaataaaaaaaatgtgatAATACCACGTGGGAGAGGTTCGTTGAGATGATGCCAAGGTATCGAAGTATGGAATTCACCAAAATTAACTAACTTGGTAAACAAACCATCTAGAGTAAGGTTTCAACAAGAACTTGGATTTTGGGGAAACTTAGAAACGTTATGATGCAAGATTTTcttcttagttgatctttgtcttaaTCCTATAATAATTCAATTTACATTCAATAAGTAGACCTCCAAATAATTAACCAACGAGAATAAGATATTGCAAGTTTATTTTATTGATGGTGTATCACTTATACATGCATATTAGTTCCTTCATGCATAAATGTAATGTTTTCACATATCCTTTTATTGGTTGGATCATTCATAGTgtcattttaaagttatattcCATCTACACAAATCCATTCGCCTACAAACAACTTCTTGCAATTCAGATTCGGGTTGATGAAGTCAAAGAATCCTGAACTCAACTTGAACTTTTGAGCTATGTCAAAACATGTATCACCAGTTTTTACGCCAACTACAGAAGAACAAAGAGGAGCTGGTCCTGAAAACCAAATATTTTATCATTAAGTAGTCATATTTATCATttcttataatttataaaattagttcAAACTTACACTTTGTTTTTTAGGATGAAAAGAATGGAAAATTAACGATTAGGAACTTTTAGATCACATATGGATTATTTATTAGTGTTATAGACTTACCAAGAGAAACAGTTCTGCCTTCGGTTGTCATGATACCGGCAAAAAGGAAGATCATGGAAAGCAAGCACACAACTATTTTGTTATTGATCTTAGTCATGATACCAATGACCTTATTGCTTTTAGAAGTTTTTAGTGATGATTTCGGCTTGGTGAATGTTACCCCATTTATAGAACTCATTTCCTACAACGAGATAAACACACACATCTAAAAAAAATCTCGGTTTTAACCTCACCAATGAATTCAATTATAAAATTACAAACACATCCATCAAGCATTCGTTACAACTATGGACTTTGGAAACTTCAAAAGAATACTAAATGACATCATGTTTTATCAAATTTTGTCTTGATTAAGTGATGATAACAAGAAAGCACATAAATGATGCTAGATTTTATTCTTGTTTGAAGTTTGTCTTGATCAATTCATGAGATGTAACACCCTTATCAGCAACTAGTTTAGTAACTTAAAAAGTTCGAATAACAATTGCTAATAAATTATTTAAGTCAACACCATATATAATTTCTATAAGTAAAAAACATTTGCACAACTATGTTACAATCTTAAATGgcaatttcattttaaattatactagttgtgagacctatgtattatatgagtttatttaaaaaaaatacacaaatatTAATATCTGacaatttagaaaatttaaatttttaagaaaaaaagtaaaatgttaattattaaaattgaaaggcttatttatcttttaaatttaaactgaTAATTTAAATAAACAAACTAAAATAATTGGATTCAATTTAAAAATTGTAAGGAAAGTTGGATTAATGAAtttgatatacatttattattacatttaaatattatatgaaatttaataaaattaaaaaaaaaaaaaacacaaaatgacaCATGATGAATATAATTTAATCTAAATttatcacaaaatgacatgtgatataatacataaaaatttgacaagtgacaaaattattttcatttattagggagaTTAAGATGTTAATATTTTAAAATCCGGCTTTTTAATTGACCCGATATGACAAACAGGTCACGGGCCAACCAGTTGAACCACCGGGTCAATCCGGTTTACAAAATATTATATAGCTACCATACGTAAGGGTGTATGTCCTAATGGACCTTCAAACtattgaaaaattttcaaatatgagTTATTATTTTGGTGTTCTTCAAGACAAAACTAAAAAGTTGTAGTATTATTTCAAAAAGTAAAAAGAGTTATCCCGATTGAATGTCAAGATGCTTTCGAGTTGAAATATACCTAACATTTTGAATCCATAAAATCTCCACTATTTACTAAAATAAAATATGCAAATTTAATAAAGTTTTTACTTAACATGAAAAGATTGATGCTTCAAGGAACAATGAGCATTGGGCTCGTGACATAAGATATggtgaatcaaaataaaagacaatcGAATATTAAGTCAAAATCATTTGATGTTTTGTTTCATAACATTTTTTAAATATAAGTTATGCATATGTACAATCCTGTTGAaagtaatatataaatataaatatgtaaCGTCGTAATAAGTTTAAACAAGTTTTTATAATGGGTAGGGTCAACACGAGTTCAATGCTTTTATGGTAAAACCACCCGTTTCATGAATACACAAAAACCCGCACTTAGTTGATATGATCTCTTTATCGGTTCATGGTTCAATCGGTTCGATCGACCGGGTCATCCCATGTTTTAAAACATTGTAGGACGTAACCTCTTCCGGTCACTTTCTCTCGAGTGGCTATGTGTTTTGTCAAATGTTAGTAGTTGAGTAGCACAAGCTTACTTTTCTCTAAT is part of the Lactuca sativa cultivar Salinas chromosome 7, Lsat_Salinas_v11, whole genome shotgun sequence genome and harbors:
- the LOC111906813 gene encoding vesicle-associated protein 4-2, translated to MPIVDDRPPSDGGGSKLWGILKLPFRSSRNTTPHTSTLSSSYQIERSHAHKKNEKYSSSSTTSVSSLVRSLLPTRRRLRLDPRNKLYFPYEPGKQVQSAIKIKNTSKSHTAFKFQTTAPKSCFMRPPGAILAPGETIIATVFKFVEPPENNEKPTDTKRKVKFKIMSLKVKGVIDYIPELFDEQKDLVAVEQILQVVFLDVTRPSPALEKLKRQLAEAEAALETRKKPPEDTGPKVVGDGLVIDEWKERRERYLARQQVEGEDSI